In Hyphomicrobiales bacterium, the following are encoded in one genomic region:
- a CDS encoding 2-octaprenyl-6-methoxyphenyl hydroxylase → MTKKSKQPLDVFIAGGGYVGLSLAVALKQADPTLAVAVADARPAEAFAKDERASAFAAAACRMFEQFGIWDEIAPKAQPIEDMIVTDSRLRDAVRPVFLTFSGEVEDGEPFAHMLYNRDLVAALTRTAKALKVEVIAPAAVDDFTVEESVVTIRFADGSERETRLLVAADGVRSKLRDLAGIQTVDWQYDQAGIVTTVAHEKPHNGRAEEHFLPSGPFAILPLPGNRSSLVWTERRGDAERLVAGDEFTFEIELERRFGKHLGALKLDGPRQCYPLGLKLAREFVRPRFALAGDAAHGIHPISGQGLNLGLRDVAALAEVIIEARRLGVDIGSMAVLERYQRWRRFDTWQMGVVTDVLNRLFSNDNDFIRIVRDIGLGIVDRMPGLKDYFIGEAAGLGGEVPKLLRGEAL, encoded by the coding sequence ATGACCAAGAAATCGAAGCAGCCGCTCGACGTGTTCATTGCCGGCGGCGGCTATGTCGGCCTGTCGCTCGCGGTGGCGCTGAAGCAGGCGGACCCGACGCTTGCCGTCGCTGTCGCCGATGCCCGTCCGGCGGAGGCCTTTGCCAAGGACGAACGCGCCTCGGCCTTTGCGGCGGCGGCCTGCCGGATGTTCGAACAGTTCGGCATCTGGGACGAGATCGCGCCAAAGGCGCAGCCGATCGAGGACATGATCGTCACCGACAGCCGGCTGCGCGACGCGGTGCGGCCGGTGTTTCTGACGTTTTCCGGCGAGGTCGAGGACGGCGAACCGTTCGCCCACATGCTTTACAACCGCGATCTGGTCGCGGCGCTGACCAGGACGGCGAAAGCGCTCAAGGTCGAGGTCATTGCACCGGCTGCCGTTGATGATTTCACGGTCGAGGAAAGCGTTGTCACGATCCGCTTCGCCGATGGCAGCGAGCGCGAGACGCGGCTGCTGGTCGCCGCCGACGGTGTGCGCTCAAAGCTTCGCGATCTGGCCGGTATCCAGACCGTCGACTGGCAGTACGACCAGGCCGGCATTGTCACCACGGTGGCGCATGAAAAGCCGCATAACGGCCGCGCCGAGGAACATTTCCTGCCGTCCGGCCCGTTCGCGATCCTGCCGCTTCCGGGCAACCGTTCGTCGCTCGTGTGGACCGAGCGGCGGGGCGATGCGGAGCGGCTGGTGGCCGGTGACGAATTCACATTCGAGATCGAGCTCGAACGGCGCTTCGGCAAGCATCTCGGCGCGCTGAAACTCGACGGTCCGCGCCAGTGCTACCCGCTCGGGCTGAAGCTTGCGCGCGAGTTCGTGCGGCCGCGCTTCGCGCTTGCCGGGGACGCGGCTCATGGCATCCATCCGATCTCGGGGCAGGGGCTCAATCTGGGTTTGCGCGATGTGGCGGCGCTTGCCGAGGTGATCATCGAGGCGCGCCGGCTCGGCGTCGATATCGGCTCGATGGCGGTGCTCGAGCGCTACCAGCGCTGGCGGCGGTTCGATACCTGGCAGATGGGCGTCGTTACCGACGTGCTGAACCGGCTGTTCTCGAACGACAACGATTTCATCCGCATCGTGCGCGATATCGGTCTTGGCATCGTCGACCGCATGCCGGGACTGAAAGACTATTTCATCGGCGAGGCGGCCGGCCTTGGCGGCGAAGTGCCGAAGCTGTTGCGCGGCGAAGCGCTTTAA
- a CDS encoding spermidine/putrescine ABC transporter ATP-binding protein has product MSKSRGASVRFDQVQKSYDGEILVVKDLNLDIARGEFLTLLGPSGSGKTTSLMMLAGFEPATHGEIFLDDHPINNVPPHKRGIGMVFQNYALFPHMTVAENLAFPLQVRGMGKAETEEKVKRALEMVELPEFGGRRPAQLSGGQQQRVAVARALVFEPELVLMDEPLGALDKQLREQMQYEIKHIHENLGVTVVYVTHDQSEALTMSDRIAVFNDGVIQQLSTPDSLYEKPENSFVAQFIGENNRLHGIIRETEGEFCTVELDNGHKVTAAKVVEGGAGTDTSLSIRPERIELDPPEGSMPVTVPGRIEELIYHGDHIRVRMNVAGMNDFVVKVRNRAGRQYLAAGQETLVGWNPEDCRALDQLRV; this is encoded by the coding sequence ATGTCCAAAAGCCGTGGCGCAAGCGTACGCTTCGACCAGGTACAGAAGAGCTATGACGGTGAGATTCTGGTCGTCAAAGATCTCAATCTCGATATCGCCAGAGGCGAATTCCTGACCCTTCTGGGGCCTTCGGGGTCAGGCAAAACCACCAGCCTGATGATGCTGGCCGGTTTCGAGCCGGCGACGCATGGTGAGATTTTTCTCGACGACCATCCGATCAACAACGTGCCGCCGCACAAGCGGGGAATCGGCATGGTGTTCCAGAACTACGCGCTGTTTCCGCACATGACGGTGGCGGAAAACCTCGCTTTCCCGCTTCAGGTGCGCGGGATGGGCAAGGCCGAGACCGAGGAAAAGGTCAAGCGGGCGCTGGAAATGGTCGAATTGCCGGAATTTGGCGGACGCCGGCCGGCGCAGCTTTCGGGCGGCCAGCAGCAACGCGTCGCGGTGGCGCGCGCGCTGGTTTTCGAGCCGGAGCTGGTGTTGATGGACGAGCCGCTCGGCGCTCTCGACAAGCAGCTGCGCGAGCAGATGCAGTACGAGATCAAGCACATCCACGAAAACCTCGGCGTCACGGTGGTCTATGTCACGCACGATCAGTCGGAAGCGCTGACCATGTCGGACCGGATCGCCGTGTTCAATGACGGTGTCATCCAGCAGCTTTCGACGCCGGATTCGCTCTACGAGAAGCCGGAAAACTCGTTCGTTGCTCAGTTCATCGGCGAAAACAACCGGCTGCACGGCATCATCCGCGAGACCGAAGGCGAGTTCTGCACCGTCGAACTCGACAACGGTCACAAGGTTACGGCCGCCAAGGTCGTGGAAGGCGGCGCCGGGACCGATACCAGCCTGTCGATCAGGCCCGAGCGCATCGAACTTGATCCGCCGGAGGGCTCGATGCCCGTGACCGTTCCCGGACGCATCGAGGAACTGATCTATCACGGCGACCATATCCGCGTTCGCATGAACGTCGCCGGCATGAACGACTTTGTCGTCAAGGTCCGCAATCGGGCGGGCCGGCAGTATCTTGCTGCCGGTCAGGAAACGCTCGTCGGCTGGAACCCGGAAGACTGCCGGGCACTCGACCAGCTGCGGGTCTGA
- a CDS encoding spermidine/putrescine ABC transporter substrate-binding protein — MKMKTLLTSTILGASLAFASIANAGEITVVSWGGAYTKSQVEAYQKPWEAKTGNKVNSVDSDNPATPIKAQVEAGNVSIDVADVEYSDAVRFCDEGLLEPIDAAMLPAAPDGTPATEDFIKGALTDCAVANIVWSTVYAYDASKFADGGPKTMADFFDTKKFPGKRGLRKAAKANLEMALIADGVAPGDVYAMLETDEGVKRAFAKLDTIKGDVVWWEAGAQPPQLLADGEVVMTTAYNGRIFNAAIGENKPFEIVWDGQILDFDLFVVPKGAPNKDLAMDFIKFSTDTQRLADQASWISYGPARKSSGALVGKYQDGKTDMAPHMPTAEANMKTALVNNFEFWADRDTELSERFNAWLAAN, encoded by the coding sequence ATGAAGATGAAAACACTGCTGACGTCGACCATTCTCGGAGCCAGCCTGGCGTTTGCGAGCATCGCCAACGCCGGTGAGATCACGGTCGTGTCGTGGGGTGGCGCCTATACCAAGAGCCAGGTCGAAGCCTATCAGAAGCCGTGGGAAGCCAAGACCGGCAACAAGGTCAACTCGGTCGACTCCGACAACCCGGCGACGCCGATCAAGGCCCAGGTCGAGGCCGGCAATGTCTCCATCGACGTGGCTGACGTCGAATATTCCGACGCCGTGCGCTTCTGCGACGAAGGCCTGCTTGAGCCGATCGACGCGGCCATGCTGCCGGCCGCTCCGGATGGCACGCCGGCAACCGAAGACTTCATCAAAGGCGCTCTGACCGATTGCGCGGTGGCCAACATCGTGTGGTCGACCGTCTACGCCTATGACGCTTCGAAGTTCGCCGATGGCGGCCCGAAGACCATGGCCGACTTCTTCGACACCAAGAAGTTCCCGGGCAAGCGCGGCCTGCGCAAGGCGGCCAAGGCCAATCTCGAAATGGCTCTGATCGCCGACGGCGTTGCGCCGGGCGATGTCTATGCCATGCTCGAGACCGACGAAGGCGTCAAGCGCGCCTTTGCCAAGCTCGACACCATCAAGGGTGATGTCGTGTGGTGGGAAGCCGGCGCCCAGCCGCCGCAGCTGCTCGCCGACGGCGAAGTGGTCATGACCACCGCCTATAACGGCCGTATCTTCAACGCCGCCATCGGCGAGAACAAGCCGTTTGAAATCGTCTGGGACGGCCAGATCCTCGACTTTGACCTGTTCGTGGTGCCGAAGGGCGCGCCGAACAAGGACCTGGCGATGGACTTCATCAAGTTCTCGACCGACACCCAGCGTCTCGCCGATCAGGCGAGCTGGATCTCCTACGGCCCGGCCCGCAAGTCGTCCGGCGCCCTCGTCGGCAAGTACCAGGACGGCAAGACGGACATGGCTCCGCACATGCCGACGGCCGAGGCCAACATGAAGACGGCCCTGGTCAACAACTTCGAGTTCTGGGCCGATCGCGACACGGAACTGAGCGAGCGCTTCAACGCGTGGCTCGCGGCCAACTAA
- a CDS encoding ABC transporter permease, translated as MADQALSQGALQENGAGDTVLRAADGTPLKTALARSTKRARRRAFLLVLPLLLFVLITFAFPIAQMLYRSVNNPAFSANMPNVVAFFQENDASGVPGEAGFAALQKDLVLGRENKTIGLVGTRINYDMSGTRSLFTSSARKAKRLEPPYKEALIGMDEKWGSEELWNVMRRASSAHTLGFYLAALDMKYDPAGNIVRAPEERRIYVQLFTRTLFLSALISLICFILAFPIAHLLAILPLRYSNLLMIFVLLPFWTSLLVRTTSWMVLLQSQGVFNDLLVFVGIVGDDNRIQLMYNQAGTIIAMSHILLPFMVLPLYSVMKTISPTYVRAAKSLGATPWTAFWRIYFPQTVPGIGAGVLLVFILAVGYYITPALVGGSSGQLISNLIAFHMQKSLNWSLAAALGALLLLGVILLYWLYDRLIGIDNMKLG; from the coding sequence ATGGCTGATCAGGCACTCTCTCAGGGCGCGTTGCAGGAGAATGGCGCCGGCGACACGGTTCTTCGCGCGGCCGACGGCACGCCGCTGAAGACCGCACTCGCCCGTTCGACCAAGCGGGCGCGCCGCCGGGCTTTCCTGCTGGTCCTGCCGCTGCTGCTTTTCGTGCTCATCACCTTCGCGTTCCCGATCGCGCAGATGCTCTATCGCAGCGTCAACAATCCGGCCTTTTCGGCCAACATGCCGAATGTGGTCGCCTTTTTTCAGGAAAACGATGCGTCGGGCGTTCCCGGTGAGGCGGGGTTCGCGGCCCTGCAGAAGGACCTCGTGCTCGGCCGAGAAAACAAGACAATCGGTCTCGTCGGCACGCGCATCAACTACGATATGTCGGGCACGCGCAGCCTGTTCACCTCTTCGGCGCGCAAGGCCAAGAGACTTGAGCCGCCCTATAAGGAAGCGCTCATCGGTATGGACGAGAAGTGGGGCTCCGAAGAGCTGTGGAACGTCATGCGGCGTGCTTCCTCGGCCCATACGCTCGGTTTCTATCTTGCCGCGCTCGATATGAAATACGATCCCGCCGGCAATATCGTCAGGGCGCCGGAGGAACGGCGCATCTATGTGCAGCTTTTCACGCGCACACTGTTCCTGTCGGCGCTGATCAGTCTGATCTGTTTCATTCTCGCCTTTCCGATCGCCCATCTGCTGGCGATCCTGCCGCTGCGCTATTCCAATCTTTTGATGATCTTCGTGCTGCTGCCGTTCTGGACGTCGCTTCTGGTGCGCACGACCTCGTGGATGGTGCTTTTGCAGAGCCAGGGTGTGTTCAATGACCTGCTGGTGTTTGTGGGGATTGTCGGCGACGATAACCGTATCCAGCTGATGTACAATCAGGCGGGCACGATCATTGCGATGAGCCATATCCTGCTGCCGTTCATGGTCCTGCCGCTCTATTCGGTGATGAAGACCATCTCGCCGACCTATGTGCGGGCGGCGAAGTCGCTCGGGGCGACGCCGTGGACCGCGTTCTGGCGGATCTATTTCCCGCAGACGGTGCCGGGCATCGGCGCCGGCGTGCTTCTCGTCTTCATCCTGGCCGTCGGCTACTACATCACGCCGGCTCTCGTCGGCGGTTCGTCCGGTCAGCTCATTTCGAACCTGATCGCCTTCCACATGCAGAAGTCGCTGAACTGGTCGCTGGCGGCCGCGCTCGGCGCGCTGCTGCTGCTTGGCGTGATCCTGCTCTATTGGCTGTACGACCGGCTGATCGGCATCGACAACATGAAACTCGGGTGA
- a CDS encoding polyamine ABC transporter permease, with protein sequence MKLPPYASRLERIWHYTYLTICGLIFLFLISPILIVMPLSFNAEPYFTFTKEMLSFDPEGYSLRWYDRILTFGMSNPEAARDASWWSDAWNNAQWLHAAKNSIIIGVASTLLATVLGTVAALGLSRPEMPFRRSIMALLISPMIVPLIITATGLFFFYSATGLAHTYVGIIMAHATLGIPFVIITVTATLVGFDHSLTRAASNLGADPVTVFRRIILPLILPGVISGALFAFVTSFDEVVVVLFVAAFDQQTIPRQMWNGIREQISPTILAVATILVLFSIVLLATVELLRRRSERLRGLSPG encoded by the coding sequence CTGAAACTGCCGCCATATGCATCGCGTCTCGAACGGATCTGGCATTACACCTATCTGACGATCTGCGGGCTGATCTTCCTGTTCCTGATCTCGCCGATCCTGATCGTCATGCCGCTGTCGTTCAACGCCGAGCCGTATTTCACGTTCACCAAGGAGATGCTGAGCTTCGACCCCGAAGGCTATTCGCTGCGCTGGTACGACCGCATCTTGACCTTCGGCATGTCGAACCCGGAAGCGGCGCGCGATGCGTCGTGGTGGAGCGATGCCTGGAACAACGCCCAGTGGCTGCACGCGGCGAAGAACTCGATCATCATCGGTGTCGCCTCGACGCTGCTTGCGACCGTGCTGGGTACGGTCGCGGCGCTCGGCCTGTCGCGGCCGGAAATGCCGTTCCGCCGCAGCATCATGGCGCTGCTGATTTCGCCGATGATCGTGCCGCTGATCATCACCGCGACCGGCCTGTTCTTCTTCTATTCGGCGACCGGTCTGGCGCATACCTATGTCGGCATCATCATGGCGCATGCGACGCTCGGCATCCCGTTCGTCATCATCACGGTGACGGCGACGCTGGTCGGCTTCGATCATTCGCTGACGCGGGCGGCCTCCAATCTCGGCGCCGATCCGGTGACCGTGTTCCGCAGGATCATTCTGCCGCTCATCCTGCCGGGCGTCATTTCCGGCGCGCTGTTTGCCTTCGTCACCTCGTTCGACGAAGTCGTCGTCGTGCTGTTCGTCGCCGCTTTCGACCAGCAGACCATTCCGCGGCAGATGTGGAACGGCATTCGCGAGCAGATCTCGCCGACCATTCTCGCGGTCGCGACGATCCTGGTGCTGTTCTCGATCGTGCTTCTGGCGACCGTCGAATTGCTGCGGCGCCGTTCGGAACGGCTGCGCGGCCTCTCGCCGGGTTGA
- a CDS encoding creatininase — MAATDTTGDMLHVFEWHNGEKEWSPFSDAEMARRQDAMRAHMAANDIDAAVFTSYHGICYYSGFLYCYFGRKYAFVLDQDNATTVSAGIDGGQPWRRTHGDNITYSDWRRDNFFTALQGLVKGAKRVGIEFDHISLDYLTQLKAAFPEVEFVDVAQASMMMRTIKSVEEYAVIREGTRICNVGARACMDAVHAGVREYEVALASTGAMVREIGETFPFVELMDTWTWFQSGYMTDGAHNPVTNKKVARGDILSLNCFPMIFGYYTAIERTLFCEEASDAHLALWEKNCEVMRVGSDLIGPGKRCCDIALELNDLYRSWDLLKYRSFGYGHSFGVLSHYYGREAGVELREDVETVLQPGMVVSMEPMIMIPEGQPGAGGYREHDIFIVTETGAENITNFPYGPEHMIIKAGK, encoded by the coding sequence ATGGCCGCAACCGACACCACCGGCGACATGCTGCACGTCTTCGAGTGGCACAATGGCGAGAAGGAATGGTCGCCGTTTTCCGATGCCGAAATGGCGCGTCGGCAAGATGCGATGCGCGCCCACATGGCGGCGAACGACATCGACGCGGCGGTTTTCACCTCCTATCACGGCATCTGCTACTACTCGGGCTTCCTCTACTGCTATTTCGGGCGCAAATACGCCTTCGTGCTCGATCAGGACAACGCGACGACGGTCAGCGCCGGCATCGACGGCGGGCAGCCCTGGCGGCGGACCCATGGCGACAACATCACCTATTCGGACTGGCGGCGGGACAATTTCTTCACCGCGCTGCAAGGGCTGGTGAAGGGCGCGAAGCGCGTCGGCATCGAGTTCGATCATATCTCGCTCGACTATCTCACCCAGCTCAAAGCCGCCTTCCCGGAGGTCGAATTCGTCGACGTGGCGCAGGCCTCGATGATGATGCGCACCATCAAGTCGGTCGAGGAATATGCGGTGATCCGCGAGGGCACGCGGATCTGTAATGTCGGTGCTCGGGCCTGCATGGACGCGGTGCATGCCGGCGTGCGGGAATATGAGGTGGCGCTCGCCTCGACCGGTGCGATGGTGCGCGAGATCGGCGAGACCTTTCCTTTCGTCGAGCTGATGGACACCTGGACCTGGTTCCAGTCCGGCTACATGACCGACGGCGCGCACAATCCGGTGACCAACAAGAAGGTCGCGCGCGGCGATATCCTGTCGCTCAACTGTTTCCCGATGATCTTCGGCTATTACACCGCGATCGAGCGCACGCTGTTCTGCGAGGAGGCGTCAGACGCCCACCTGGCACTGTGGGAGAAGAACTGCGAGGTGATGCGCGTCGGCTCCGATCTCATCGGGCCGGGCAAGCGCTGCTGCGACATCGCGCTCGAACTGAACGACCTCTACCGCAGCTGGGACCTGCTGAAGTATCGCTCGTTCGGCTACGGCCACTCCTTTGGCGTGCTGAGCCACTATTACGGTCGCGAGGCGGGCGTCGAGCTGCGCGAGGACGTGGAGACGGTGCTGCAGCCGGGCATGGTGGTGTCGATGGAGCCGATGATCATGATCCCGGAGGGACAGCCAGGGGCGGGCGGTTACCGCGAGCATGACATCTTCATCGTCACCGAGACCGGTGCGGAGAACATCACCAACTTCCCCTACGGCCCGGAGCACATGATCATCAAGGCCGGCAAGTAA
- a CDS encoding DUF1513 domain-containing protein, which yields MGTNPSTRKIRPDRRSQRTKTMLDRRSFVKTGFGLLTAVALAPTAALATPRAGYVTTARRPDGSFAAIVLDEEGAILFEEPLQARGHDIAVAPDGSRAVFFARRPGRFAVVVDLKRRRATHTIPSIEGRHFAGHGFFSPDGALLYATENAYDLEAGMLGVYDVAADFRRIGEIETGGLDPHQALPLADGRTVAIANGGILTHPDFGREKLNLATMEPTLCYVDRITGDLVEKTVLPANLHQLSIRHMSIDRHGAVWFGGQYEGPAEDDVLLVGRHQRGGEPALVDAPLAATRGLRNYVGSVSKNRSGSRIATTSPRGGSILIWDAETVGFIEQRDFADVCGIAPDKGEDFLASSGTGHMTGAGEAEHPGYAWDNHLRLIG from the coding sequence ATGGGGACTAATCCATCGACCCGAAAAATCAGACCAGATCGCCGATCCCAACGGACAAAAACCATGCTCGACAGACGCAGCTTCGTCAAAACCGGCTTCGGCCTGCTGACCGCCGTGGCACTTGCCCCGACCGCCGCGCTCGCCACGCCCCGCGCCGGCTATGTCACCACGGCCCGCCGCCCGGACGGCAGCTTCGCGGCCATCGTGCTCGATGAAGAGGGCGCGATCCTGTTCGAGGAACCGCTCCAGGCCCGCGGCCACGACATCGCGGTTGCCCCCGACGGATCGCGCGCGGTGTTCTTCGCCCGCAGGCCAGGCCGCTTCGCCGTCGTCGTCGATCTGAAGCGCCGGCGCGCCACCCACACGATTCCGTCAATCGAGGGGCGCCACTTCGCCGGCCACGGCTTTTTCTCGCCCGACGGCGCGCTACTTTACGCCACTGAAAATGCCTACGACCTCGAAGCCGGCATGCTCGGTGTCTACGACGTGGCGGCCGATTTCCGCCGCATCGGCGAGATCGAGACCGGCGGCCTCGACCCGCATCAGGCCCTGCCGCTTGCCGATGGCCGCACCGTCGCGATCGCCAATGGCGGCATCCTCACCCATCCTGATTTCGGCCGTGAAAAGCTCAATCTCGCAACGATGGAGCCGACGCTCTGCTACGTCGACCGCATCACCGGCGACCTCGTCGAAAAGACCGTATTGCCCGCCAACCTGCACCAGCTCTCGATCCGCCACATGAGCATCGACCGCCACGGCGCCGTCTGGTTCGGCGGTCAGTATGAGGGTCCGGCGGAAGACGATGTGCTGCTGGTTGGCCGTCACCAGCGCGGCGGCGAGCCCGCACTGGTCGATGCGCCGCTCGCAGCCACGCGCGGCCTGCGCAACTATGTCGGCTCTGTCTCGAAGAACCGCTCGGGCAGTCGCATCGCCACGACCAGCCCGCGCGGCGGATCGATCCTCATCTGGGACGCCGAAACCGTCGGCTTCATCGAACAGCGCGACTTTGCCGATGTCTGCGGCATCGCGCCGGACAAGGGCGAAGACTTCCTCGCCTCAAGCGGCACAGGCCACATGACCGGAGCAGGCGAAGCCGAGCATCCGGGCTACGCCTGGGACAACCATTTGCGCCTCATCGGCTGA
- a CDS encoding peptidase M75, Imelysin encodes MMRPLSTLIVFLCLTLPAAAQSPFQAVVENAITEVIRPGYATLAGEAATMETAMQALCAAPDEAGLDRARTEFGNLVEAWSAIELIRFGPVRRDNRYEKLNFWPDRKSRGLKQVGDIIRSKDPTVLDVATLREKSVAVQGIGALEYVLFGTGADALGEASPDSAHRCGYGAAIAGAIRTTADELVAEWADENGFTARLTKTGDDNPAYRAPEEAARELLRAMTEELQFARDIKLAKALGEAAKKAKPKQAPFWRSNLTLRAVRANATSVRTLFDKGNFASALPDDQRWITGSVSFEIGHAIRTLEKVDGPVATAFRDADQRGLLNAAIIALNGAGEAIGTHYAGATGLIIGFNSLDGD; translated from the coding sequence GTGATGCGCCCTCTCTCGACGTTGATCGTCTTCCTCTGTCTCACCTTGCCGGCGGCCGCGCAGTCGCCCTTCCAGGCGGTGGTCGAAAACGCCATCACGGAGGTGATCCGGCCGGGCTATGCGACGCTCGCCGGCGAAGCCGCGACGATGGAAACCGCCATGCAGGCGCTCTGCGCCGCACCCGACGAAGCCGGCCTCGACCGCGCCCGCACCGAATTCGGCAATCTGGTCGAGGCATGGTCTGCGATCGAACTCATCCGCTTCGGCCCGGTGCGCCGCGACAACCGCTATGAAAAGCTGAACTTCTGGCCCGACCGCAAAAGCCGCGGCCTCAAACAGGTCGGCGACATCATCCGGTCAAAGGACCCGACCGTCCTCGACGTTGCGACCTTGCGCGAAAAAAGCGTCGCGGTTCAGGGCATCGGCGCGCTGGAATACGTGCTGTTCGGCACCGGCGCAGACGCTCTTGGCGAGGCCTCACCGGATAGTGCCCATCGCTGCGGTTACGGCGCTGCGATTGCCGGCGCGATCCGCACGACCGCGGACGAGCTTGTCGCCGAATGGGCCGACGAGAACGGCTTCACCGCCCGGCTGACGAAAACCGGCGACGACAACCCCGCCTACCGCGCCCCGGAGGAAGCCGCACGCGAATTGCTGCGTGCGATGACCGAGGAACTGCAATTCGCCCGCGACATCAAGCTCGCCAAGGCGCTCGGTGAAGCTGCGAAGAAGGCAAAGCCGAAACAGGCGCCGTTCTGGCGTTCAAACCTGACGCTGCGTGCCGTGCGCGCCAACGCGACCTCGGTGCGCACCCTGTTCGACAAGGGCAATTTCGCATCGGCACTCCCCGACGATCAGCGCTGGATCACCGGTTCCGTCAGCTTCGAAATCGGCCATGCGATCAGGACGCTCGAAAAGGTCGACGGGCCGGTCGCAACCGCCTTTCGCGACGCCGATCAGCGCGGGCTGCTGAATGCCGCGATCATCGCGCTCAACGGCGCCGGCGAGGCGATCGGCACGCACTATGCGGGTGCCACCGGCCTTATCATCGGCTTCAACTCTCTCGATGGGGACTAA
- a CDS encoding thiol oxidoreductase produces the protein MRFPQGHIRSAPATTAFTAAAISAVILVVSSSIASMSPRAENRIRPDLSEADAKRVARVTRPATDFTKAEPFEAMSAGAATAHTSGRDAFSSPAANLGKSTELDFVLGEALFEKIWVSSPASTKASDGLGPLFNGRSCARCHIRDGRGRAPDGPDDRSISTVLHLSVPPANAEEHARLAANGILALPEPTYGHQLQEFAVTGLPAEGRAEVRYEEIPVDLAGGETVTLRKPAYRVSDPGYGPLHPETRISARIAPAMIGLGLLEAIAVSDILAAADPDDADGDGISGRPHWLVSRESGEPVLGRYGWKATMPSVAAQSAAAFSTDIGISTPMHPAAAGDCTESQTNCRTMPSGVQDNLGTTEAPDPVMDLVTFYTANLAVPARHDVDDADVLAGKRVFHDAGCASCHRPKYVTRRDAPEPAHRFQLIWPFTDLLLHDMGDGLADTATVGDASGHEWKTPPLWGLGRMKTVGGDVGFLHDGRARTLIEAVLWHGGEAQSARDTVVALPPSDRAALIRFLESL, from the coding sequence ATGCGGTTTCCGCAAGGACACATACGGTCCGCCCCGGCCACAACGGCCTTCACCGCCGCTGCCATCTCGGCGGTGATCCTTGTTGTGTCGTCATCGATTGCCTCGATGTCCCCCCGCGCGGAAAACCGCATACGCCCCGATCTGTCCGAAGCCGACGCCAAGCGCGTCGCCCGCGTCACCCGCCCGGCGACCGACTTCACAAAGGCCGAACCGTTCGAGGCGATGTCGGCGGGCGCCGCCACGGCGCACACCAGCGGCCGCGACGCCTTTTCCAGTCCCGCCGCCAATCTCGGCAAATCCACGGAACTCGATTTCGTGCTCGGCGAGGCCCTGTTCGAAAAGATCTGGGTGTCGTCGCCCGCTTCGACCAAGGCCTCCGATGGCCTCGGCCCCCTGTTCAACGGCCGCTCCTGCGCCCGCTGTCACATCCGTGACGGCCGTGGCCGCGCACCCGACGGCCCTGATGATCGCTCGATCTCGACCGTGCTGCACCTCTCCGTCCCACCCGCAAACGCCGAAGAGCACGCGCGCCTTGCCGCCAACGGCATCCTCGCCCTGCCTGAACCCACCTACGGCCATCAGCTGCAGGAATTCGCCGTCACCGGCCTGCCGGCGGAAGGGCGCGCTGAGGTCCGCTACGAGGAGATCCCGGTCGATCTTGCCGGCGGCGAGACCGTCACGCTGCGCAAGCCGGCCTACCGTGTTTCCGATCCCGGCTACGGACCTCTGCACCCGGAGACCCGCATTTCGGCCCGCATCGCCCCGGCGATGATCGGACTCGGACTGCTGGAAGCCATCGCCGTCAGTGACATCCTCGCCGCAGCCGATCCCGACGACGCCGACGGCGACGGTATATCCGGCCGCCCGCACTGGCTTGTTTCACGGGAATCCGGTGAACCCGTGCTCGGTCGCTATGGCTGGAAGGCGACCATGCCGAGCGTCGCCGCCCAGTCGGCAGCCGCCTTCTCGACCGATATCGGCATTTCGACACCGATGCATCCCGCCGCCGCCGGCGATTGCACCGAAAGCCAGACGAACTGCCGGACCATGCCGAGCGGCGTTCAGGACAATCTCGGCACCACCGAAGCCCCCGACCCGGTGATGGATCTGGTCACCTTCTACACCGCCAATCTGGCTGTCCCCGCCCGCCACGACGTCGACGACGCAGACGTGCTCGCCGGAAAGCGGGTCTTCCATGACGCCGGCTGCGCCTCCTGTCACCGGCCGAAATACGTCACCCGCCGCGACGCGCCCGAGCCGGCCCATCGCTTCCAGCTCATCTGGCCCTTTACCGATCTCCTGCTGCACGACATGGGCGACGGCCTTGCCGACACCGCGACCGTTGGCGACGCGTCCGGCCACGAATGGAAGACCCCGCCGCTGTGGGGCCTCGGGCGTATGAAGACGGTCGGCGGCGACGTCGGCTTCCTTCATGACGGCCGCGCCCGTACCCTTATCGAAGCCGTGCTCTGGCATGGCGGCGAAGCCCAATCCGCGCGCGATACCGTGGTCGCTCTGCCGCCATCGGACCGCGCCGCCCTGATCCGTTTTCTGGAGTCGCTGTGA